The Bacteroidales bacterium DNA window TATGTTTCCGAAGCACTCCTTCATTAATCCGAAATTTACTTATACAGTTTCTAAAGAATATACAGCCTACGGCATTACAGATATTATTGCTCATGCATTTGAAAACTATTTCGGTAACGGGAATTCTCCTCTGGCAGACAGGTTTGTAGCATCAATAGTAAAAGAAAGTATGTATTTTGCACCATTAGTTCTTAAAGAACCTGAAAATTATGATTACAGAGCAAATATTCTTCTTCAATCAACTTATGCTTTAAACGGAACAACAATTATCGGAAAATCCGGCGGAGATTGGGGGGTGCATTCAATCGGACACATTTTATCTCTACTGTACGACACACCTCACGGAGCAAGTTTGTCAATTGCTTATCCCGCATGGTTCAGATTAATGAAAAACAAAATTCCCGATAAAATAAAAAAACTTGCAGAACTTATTTTTGATGTGTCTGATATTGACCTGTTTATCGAAGAACTTGAAGATTTCTTTAAATCAATCGGTTCGCCGGTAAAATTACAAGATGCAGGGATTTCTTATGATAAGAAAGATGAAATAATAAATATTTTAAGAAAAAATGAAGTATCCGGCTTTGTTCATACTTTTGACGATTATGAACTTTTAACAGAATTTATGTACGGTAATCTTTAAAAATACGAAATTGAATATTTGAATTATGCAATCATTTCTTTACGAAACCGCAAAAGAGATTTTAAGCAAATACAAACAAGATATACAATCTTATTGCTTTGTTTTTCCCAATAAAAGAACAAAATTCTTTTTCAGAAAGCATTATGCCGAAATTTACGGAAAATCTCATAAGGCTCCGTATATGAAAGAAATTAAGAATCTTACACAAGATTTTACGGGTTTGAATGAAATTGACAATTTAAGCCTGATTTTTATTCTCTATAAAGTTTTTATTGAGGTTGATAAAAAAAGCAATTATAATTTTGATACATTTTATCGTTTAGGTGAAATTATTTTATCCGATTTTAATGAAATTGATAATTGGTTGATAAAACCCGAACAAATTTTTCAAAATATAAAGAATGTAAAAGAAATTGATACACATTTTGACTGGCTTACCGATGAACAAAAAGAAGTTCTGAAAACATTTTGGATAAATTTTTCTCCCGATAATTACAGCAAAGAGCAAGAAATGTTTATTGAACTTTGGAACATCTTACCGAAAGTTTATAACAAATTCACAGAACTTTTATTATTGCAGGGCTTGTCATACAACGGGCTTAAAAACAAGGTGCTGTCAAAAATGATTGATGAAGATAACTTGCCGAAAGAAAAGTTTAAAAAATATCTGTTTATAGGATTTAATGCCCTAAACAAAGCAGAAATAAAATTGTTTAAGTATTTTAATAAAATAAATAAAGCCGAATTTTATTGGGATACGGATAAATATTATCATAAAGATAAAAAACAAGAAGCCGGAGATTTCTTAAGAAAGAATTTTAAAGAACTTAATATACAGGATGAGAATTTACCCGAAAATTTACTAAAAAATAAAAGCATTGATTTAATTACAGTTCCTCTTGATACCGGACAGGCAAAAATATTACCCGAAATTCTGAACAAATTAGATATCAAAGAAGATGAGGGCGATACAGCAATAGTTCTTGCAGATGAACATTTATTGTTTCCTGTTTTAAGCTCACTTCCCGAAAACATCTCAAACATAAACGTAACAATGGGTTACCCCTTTAAGGTGACTCCGCTCTTCGGATTAATAAAACAATATGTCAACTTGCATGTTGCAACACAAAAATCAAAAAGCCCTTCTTTTTATCATAAAAATGTTATTGATATTTTGAGGCATCCTTTTGTGAAAAGTTTGAACAACGAACAATCAGATGAGATAATTTCAGGTATCGAATCAAGAAATTTAATATATGTGCAAAGTAAAGACCTTATCTCTCAAAATGTTGAATTATTTAAGCTGTTATTCTCAAAAATACCTGAAAAAAATGCTTTAGATATTTTTCTTTCAAATATTTTAAACCTGTTATTTTTAATGTTTGATAAAGAAAAAAACAAAGTAGGGGAAACAATTAAAAGTCTTGAAAATGAATATATACACAGAGCATACGTTCGG harbors:
- a CDS encoding iron-containing alcohol dehydrogenase encodes the protein MENFTVFNPTQLHFGKDVINNLPETIKKYAKKILLIYGKGSVVKNGYYKLITEKLKNAGIEIAEYSGIKPNPVQTDVEKAIQLGIKENVELILALGGGSVIDSSKVVALCIPENLNAWDVVTGKTIPQKALPVITILTLAATGTEMNQFAVLQNHTTNEKLGFRNNFMFPKHSFINPKFTYTVSKEYTAYGITDIIAHAFENYFGNGNSPLADRFVASIVKESMYFAPLVLKEPENYDYRANILLQSTYALNGTTIIGKSGGDWGVHSIGHILSLLYDTPHGASLSIAYPAWFRLMKNKIPDKIKKLAELIFDVSDIDLFIEELEDFFKSIGSPVKLQDAGISYDKKDEIINILRKNEVSGFVHTFDDYELLTEFMYGNL